Within Deferribacterota bacterium, the genomic segment ATTGTTAATAACATCTTATCAAAAAATAAATCACCTATAATCATTGTGCATGCAGCCCTTTTTATTGAGACCCAATCATTTAAACGATATGACAGCCTTATAGTTGTATACTCAAAAAACAATATATGCTATAAAAGGCTATTAAAAAGGGATAATATAGATGAGGGCCTTGCTTCTTCTATTATTGCCTCACAGCTCTCCATTGACAAAAAACTAAAATATGCTAATTTTATCATTAACAATAATAAGGGTTATGATAACCTTAAGGTTGAGGTTGAGAGGATCTATAATATATTGGAAATGTATGAAAAAACAAAAAATATTTTGTTAAAGAATAAATTAATAGATAGGAATTGTTATAAATCAACTTAGGTCAAAAGTGTTAACATATAATATAAATGTTA encodes:
- a CDS encoding dephospho-CoA kinase, which produces IVNNILSKNKSPIIIVHAALFIETQSFKRYDSLIVVYSKNNICYKRLLKRDNIDEGLASSIIASQLSIDKKLKYANFIINNNKGYDNLKVEVERIYNILEMYEKTKNILLKNKLIDRNCYKST